One genomic region from SAR92 clade bacterium H455 encodes:
- the gorA gene encoding glutathione-disulfide reductase, giving the protein MTAEFDYDLFVIGAGSGGVRAARMAASKGKKVAVAEERYLGGTCVNVGCVPKKLFVYASQFPESFHASKGYGWSSAEAPTLDWAVLRDNKTAEIERLNGIYNSMINNSGADLFGGRAIVTGPHQVEVNGKGYSAKVILIATGGWPYIPEFPGSDLAISSNEMFFLDELPKTAVVVGGGYIAVEFAGILNGLGVETHLIYRGPNLLKSFDREMSDKVTDGMVAKGVHMHLSTQINEIVKTDAGISVVLDNGSSLEAGLALYATGRQANTAGLGLEHTNTVLRPNGSIVVDDNFATGDPSIYALGDVIDRVQLTPVAIQEAMVLVDHLYGDGSARIDYGDIPTAVFCQPELGTVGLGEEQARTEYSDIDVYVSDFKPMLQTLGGGNDRITMKLVVDRASDLVVGCHMVGEHAAEIIQGMGIALKAGATKAHFDATVGIHPSAAEEFVTMREKTR; this is encoded by the coding sequence ATGACCGCTGAATTTGATTACGACCTATTTGTTATTGGCGCTGGTTCTGGCGGTGTGCGCGCTGCCCGTATGGCGGCATCTAAGGGCAAAAAAGTTGCCGTGGCGGAAGAGCGCTATCTGGGTGGCACCTGCGTCAATGTCGGCTGTGTACCGAAGAAACTGTTTGTCTATGCCTCTCAGTTCCCCGAATCATTTCATGCCAGCAAGGGCTATGGCTGGTCTAGTGCTGAGGCACCGACCTTGGATTGGGCTGTTTTGAGAGATAATAAAACCGCCGAGATCGAGCGCTTAAACGGCATTTATAACTCTATGATTAATAACAGCGGTGCCGATCTTTTTGGTGGTCGCGCCATAGTTACTGGGCCTCACCAGGTAGAAGTAAATGGCAAAGGCTACAGCGCTAAAGTGATTCTGATCGCCACCGGCGGCTGGCCCTATATCCCAGAATTCCCCGGCAGCGACTTGGCGATCAGCTCCAATGAGATGTTCTTTCTCGATGAACTGCCGAAAACCGCAGTAGTTGTAGGCGGGGGCTACATCGCCGTGGAGTTTGCCGGCATTTTAAATGGCCTGGGTGTCGAGACCCATCTGATTTATCGCGGCCCCAATCTGCTGAAGTCTTTTGATCGCGAAATGAGTGACAAGGTGACCGACGGTATGGTGGCCAAAGGTGTGCATATGCACCTAAGCACCCAGATCAATGAAATTGTTAAGACTGACGCTGGTATCTCTGTTGTGCTGGATAACGGCAGCAGCTTAGAGGCGGGCTTGGCGCTCTATGCTACGGGTCGTCAGGCGAATACTGCAGGGCTAGGTCTAGAGCATACCAACACTGTATTGCGGCCTAATGGCTCAATCGTGGTAGACGATAATTTTGCTACTGGCGATCCGAGTATTTATGCTCTAGGTGATGTGATTGACCGCGTTCAGCTGACGCCAGTGGCGATTCAAGAGGCCATGGTATTGGTAGATCATCTCTACGGGGACGGCTCTGCAAGAATCGATTACGGGGATATCCCCACCGCGGTGTTCTGTCAGCCTGAGTTAGGCACAGTGGGCCTTGGCGAAGAGCAGGCCAGAACTGAATACAGCGATATCGATGTCTATGTGTCGGACTTTAAGCCGATGCTACAAACTCTGGGTGGCGGCAATGATCGCATCACCATGAAGCTAGTGGTGGATAGGGCTTCTGACCTGGTAGTGGGCTGTCATATGGTGGGCGAGCACGCGGCGGAAATTATTCAGGGTATGGGTATTGCCCTAAAGGCTGGTGCCACCAAGGCGCACTTCGACGCCACCGTGGGTATTCATCCTTCTGCTGCTGAAGAGTTTGTCACTATGAGGGAGAAGACACGTTAA
- the cysG gene encoding siroheme synthase CysG: MDYLPLFHNLKGRNILVIGGGEIALRKVRLVQEASAIITIVAKDFCPDLLEMDVRDKEQGCNGLILITAGYEHQHMLDLPNIVMVIAATNDRDLNRLVSEQAQAANILSNVVDDPKFSTVIFPSIVDRSPIQIAISSGGDAPVLVRLLRTRFEALLPAGMSKLGSLAGSFRDRVKAKFSNGADRKAFWEEVFHGPIAEQAYANNLDEAERMLAHKLESTDEFKTGEVYLVGGGPGDPDLLTFKALRLMQQADIVLYDRLVSPEVLNLVRRDATRIYVGKTAGDHPVTQDNINQKLVDYALEGNRVVRLKGGDPFIFGRGGEEIETLAEHGIPFQVVPGITAASGCASYAGIPLTHRDHAQSVRFIAGHLRSGKMDLNWPELVQPNQTLVFYMGLNGMETICEQLKQHGLDAQTPAALIEKGTTDRQQVFIADLDSLPEIVRKAGAKAPTLIIVGHVVSLHDKLAWFNVEENAQ, translated from the coding sequence GCGGCGAAATTGCCCTGCGTAAAGTGCGCCTGGTGCAAGAAGCCAGTGCCATTATTACCATTGTGGCCAAAGACTTCTGCCCAGACCTATTGGAGATGGACGTTCGGGACAAGGAACAAGGCTGCAATGGACTGATCCTGATCACTGCTGGCTACGAGCACCAACATATGCTCGATTTGCCCAATATCGTTATGGTAATCGCGGCAACCAATGATCGCGATCTCAATCGTCTGGTATCAGAACAGGCCCAAGCGGCCAATATTCTGTCTAATGTAGTGGATGACCCTAAATTCTCCACGGTGATTTTTCCGTCGATTGTGGATCGCTCACCCATCCAGATAGCCATTTCCAGTGGTGGCGATGCACCTGTGCTAGTGCGTCTATTACGCACAAGGTTTGAAGCTCTATTACCCGCTGGTATGAGCAAGCTGGGATCATTGGCAGGCAGCTTCCGCGACCGGGTCAAAGCCAAGTTTTCCAACGGTGCCGACCGCAAGGCATTCTGGGAAGAAGTGTTTCACGGGCCTATCGCCGAGCAGGCCTATGCCAATAATCTCGATGAAGCGGAGCGTATGCTGGCCCACAAGCTTGAATCCACAGATGAATTTAAAACCGGTGAAGTCTATCTAGTTGGCGGAGGCCCCGGGGATCCAGACCTGCTCACCTTTAAGGCCCTGCGACTGATGCAGCAGGCGGATATAGTGCTCTACGATCGCTTGGTGTCGCCAGAGGTGCTCAATCTGGTGCGCCGTGATGCAACTCGGATCTATGTGGGTAAAACCGCTGGCGATCATCCGGTTACCCAAGACAATATTAATCAAAAGCTGGTGGATTATGCCCTTGAGGGCAATCGTGTGGTGCGCCTTAAAGGCGGCGATCCGTTTATCTTTGGTCGCGGCGGTGAAGAGATTGAAACCCTCGCCGAACATGGTATTCCATTCCAAGTGGTGCCGGGCATTACAGCAGCTTCTGGCTGTGCCAGCTATGCCGGTATTCCGCTAACTCATCGAGATCATGCCCAGTCGGTGCGCTTTATTGCCGGCCATTTGCGCTCAGGCAAGATGGATCTAAACTGGCCAGAGCTGGTGCAGCCCAACCAAACCTTGGTGTTCTACATGGGTTTGAATGGCATGGAGACCATCTGCGAGCAGCTCAAGCAACATGGTTTGGATGCCCAGACACCGGCGGCGCTGATCGAGAAGGGCACCACTGACCGTCAGCAGGTGTTTATTGCTGATCTCGATAGCTTGCCCGAAATTGTACGCAAGGCCGGTGCCAAGGCGCCGACTCTAATAATTGTTGGTCATGTGGTGAGCCTTCACGACAAGCTGGCCTGGTTTAATGTTGAGGAAAATGCGCAATGA
- a CDS encoding TetR/AcrR family transcriptional regulator yields the protein MTTVRPLTPRNAPIQKRALERRAKILEVTAVLLEEVGQDDLTTILVAKRAEMSVGTLYHYFPNKYAILYALAEQWLGEIDTVLQELEAERLETMSLKKFVDKAVERMLLAYTNQRGLLPLVQAMFGVPELKDLDTAHDELIITSMARMFARLEVAERPAELSRLGRGFLEINHALLLVVVNQSKADSLKTLNDLKYVSLCLLERAKSQF from the coding sequence ATGACTACTGTTCGACCACTGACGCCACGCAACGCTCCGATCCAGAAGCGCGCCCTCGAGCGTCGCGCCAAAATACTCGAGGTTACCGCGGTACTGCTTGAAGAGGTGGGTCAGGATGATTTGACCACAATCTTGGTCGCTAAGCGCGCCGAGATGTCTGTAGGCACTCTGTATCACTACTTTCCCAACAAATACGCCATTCTCTATGCTCTGGCGGAGCAATGGCTGGGTGAGATCGATACTGTATTGCAGGAGTTAGAGGCCGAGCGCCTTGAAACCATGAGCCTCAAGAAGTTTGTCGATAAGGCCGTGGAACGAATGTTGCTGGCTTACACCAATCAGCGTGGTTTGCTGCCCCTGGTGCAGGCAATGTTTGGTGTACCAGAGCTAAAGGATTTGGATACGGCCCACGATGAGCTGATTATTACCTCTATGGCGCGTATGTTTGCCCGATTAGAAGTGGCTGAACGCCCCGCCGAGCTATCACGCCTCGGCCGTGGATTTCTCGAAATTAACCACGCACTACTACTCGTGGTGGTTAATCAAAGTAAAGCGGACAGTTTAAAAACCCTGAACGACTTAAAATATGTCAGCCTATGTTTACTTGAGCGGGCAAAAAGTCAGTTTTAA